CGGCACATTGCGTAACTTTCGGCATGCCGAAAGCCGTTATCGCCCAGCCTGCGGCTGTGCACCAACAATCCCTTCTTCAACGGCAAATTCAAGAAACTCTTGCGCCTCGTCCAGAGGCAGGCCAAGCGACTTTACCAAATCCGTAGTGTGGCTCTCCCCGTCAATCATTTCCAGAAGACGATAATACGGCTCAGCAATCGATTCAGTAAAGACCTCCCCCCCTCTTGGGTAGATGACGGCAAAAGAAGCCGAAGTCTGGAGATCTCGGTGTAACTTCGGCAGATTCGGCTCGCCGGACTCAAGGAGGTCAAGGATTTCATAATTAAACCGAGCCAAGCGTGTCGATACCGGTTTGACCAGGAGAGTCGTCATAAGCTTGGCCCCGGTAAGCGGTCGGATCTCTGGAGCCACGGCCATGATTGAAGCAGCATAATGGTAATGGTAGTCCACAAAATCCAGGGCCAGCGGCAGAAGGCGCTTGAGCTTGTGCCGCTCAAATAGCACAGAAAGAAACTCTCGCTGTAATTGCCATATAGCCTCATCGCCATAACCGGATTCTTCCGGCTCAGCGCCGCTCTTACCGATCAGCCATCCGGCAAATTGCTCTAAAAAATCTGCTGGGCTCATGGTCAATGCTGACAGGATCCCGTTGAACCAGGCTACCGCCTTGCCCCGACTGTAGAAGATGTCACAGGCTGCTCCCAGGCGGCGAGCGGCATTCATGTCAGCGACCGGAAAGGTTGGCGATTCCAGCAAGGTGTACGGCGGTGCCGTGATAAATTTCAATCCCAGGCTCTCTGCGCGACCGGCAACCCTGGTACCGGGGAGGACCGAAAGTGGAAAAATATCCAGGTGATTGGGATAGAGCCCCAGAGCAAAGTTGAGACCATCCCTGAACCGGTCAATGGTATCGCCGGGCAGCCCATAAATCAGGTCAAAACCGAAGATAGCCCCATGCTCGTTGAGAAACATGATTTTTTGGACAAAATCATCGCGATTGAATTTTCTGCCTACATTAGCAGCAACTTCCGGATCGGCACTCTGCAGACCGATTTGCAGAGAACACGTTAAGGCTGAAAATAGCTGCGCTTGTTCTTGATCCAGCAGTTCATGACGGACCTCAAAATGGAAATGAACCAGAGGAGCTTTCTTGGCGATAAGCCGCAATAACTTCTTGGCCCTTTTCACATCCTGGTTAAAGGTAGAGTCGAGCACAAATACCTGGCTGACGTCACGCTTCACAAAATAAGCCAGCTCCGCCTCAAGTCGCTCCATTGGGTAGCGCCTGACCTTGCGGTCGCCCATGCCGTCAAAACAGAAATCGCAACCAAAAGAACAGCCGCGGGACAATTGCCAGACAACACCAGATGCGATGTGCGAATCAAGAAGGCCTGCAAGCCACGGAGACGG
This sequence is a window from Geoanaerobacter pelophilus. Protein-coding genes within it:
- a CDS encoding B12-binding domain-containing radical SAM protein yields the protein MNFHIVTIHAIPSPQAVPLAAACLKVYLDSRPDPGYSLNVSCAEFFSGTSLDEICDAILTQAPDIVGLPVYVWNRAECCAIVDKLRSKAPDLKIMAGGPEVTADPLSVLAAAPFDFLVVGEGELTVAEVVDRLATGKDIDDVAGVARMNAGKLQLSKRAPIEDLSILPSPWLAGLLDSHIASGVVWQLSRGCSFGCDFCFDGMGDRKVRRYPMERLEAELAYFVKRDVSQVFVLDSTFNQDVKRAKKLLRLIAKKAPLVHFHFEVRHELLDQEQAQLFSALTCSLQIGLQSADPEVAANVGRKFNRDDFVQKIMFLNEHGAIFGFDLIYGLPGDTIDRFRDGLNFALGLYPNHLDIFPLSVLPGTRVAGRAESLGLKFITAPPYTLLESPTFPVADMNAARRLGAACDIFYSRGKAVAWFNGILSALTMSPADFLEQFAGWLIGKSGAEPEESGYGDEAIWQLQREFLSVLFERHKLKRLLPLALDFVDYHYHYAASIMAVAPEIRPLTGAKLMTTLLVKPVSTRLARFNYEILDLLESGEPNLPKLHRDLQTSASFAVIYPRGGEVFTESIAEPYYRLLEMIDGESHTTDLVKSLGLPLDEAQEFLEFAVEEGIVGAQPQAGR